In Brienomyrus brachyistius isolate T26 chromosome 19, BBRACH_0.4, whole genome shotgun sequence, one DNA window encodes the following:
- the LOC125714508 gene encoding CASP8-associated protein 2-like isoform X1, translated as MNEPTGNNMEKILLDKIYGDLSLKHCDSPVVNVDDSMDIYSGLDQSPGNSKNAETVSTPMLWQKLKNSMDLYEEFITEEQQHKESTHNELKSKLDTAENNVKELIWRLQQAETQNEKLLNENMELKKNMSAHIKTAKMEIGRKDEEINRLNHRSGRFGSGLPFPRSQILQRRELPRPNPVGTCGLAGSVQTQEHRVSSVQKDLPQLSQKDRNVPVHRPNVEATDAPLSNSSVHDKSRSVGTAMAASSKRANFVHVNNSRDSRILRPAGREGETPSERQCTRNDDRLQVSTVTQGLAFQETMSGKRKSTEKRDPRSFDESGVSSECKVKDGGGWNSEHRKAGQDHVKPSKGSHPHTADFSRKSEKVHSPPRQKRPTLEALHHRPSNSHASKGRHKDSKDAEAKSIRERRRNRDQNGLDRSAAESSGKERKQHSSSQSGVEERSGSSSRRRGERSPPRDHRRREDKSSGNEGGGSRQERSSRMEKSKDQEWKRRKESEKGQRDSSRKKDEYRKEPESGSRESLRHDKQAATSNAPCNRTESNRDQAKYPASAGQGDRTKNSKDSKVTGDKCDGAKLSDKNTQNKKLSFMETLNLTLSPVKKPRLSSEGNDQANRPAEGGQEECDQFNLGEDYCVIDEMESSHESFQEKVVQCSVSPAREDAQQPTHKSDFEEPEKAPERVGNKTHLPDEVTIEYEEASHGENHTELQRAEGETPPASDNQPSGSAPLEKSPSKEKCSLSEIKDNDPDEATILSKSQDTHSEKQSEASILHPILAPADAHLSTSNDQTGHSTCETPHAESVLTMTQDPVGIYMNTSPGNKTSDHTALWNGPVPAQSETTSEHVVGPVSMETNPDCAILMEKDGDVSTDAVSSAVNMPLDTCMAEVLSNFTEGLVISSIEPENEVKNSAPEQSLSRDHTLESSGVSRTFTMHVVPEQEVSSPFPSPKNCSEPNSTWNEDQDPVPSSSTSFHDEDSMMLTLKSIQFFPNVISPLTSPVRPVTNQALSPGKAPHVKSLSKAPSLSSSSTTEDENELEEEEEEIVSDTEDGSPVAASPQQNKASSVMANSNQSSPRSARLAEKDARKAPEVSAGVSGVGGKAKQSRSKKMSLPIEKPFKTFVPLLPKTNPSTIPEVMAMFTQIHTHTRNKYMKLHKTFPKKYFYNIIDMSRVSFTDFVNNVNFSKLCSTEHNLKPKLNNIISVCMNKISNNGIVKRIFEQHSPSLKEKLWNFMEGQFDFFFKEIKATLLSQCRPADVKHSSMSKCNFENPKKRLVPLLKKLPDSIIKSLVTPVPSRKSEQTKPSEPPGKKTALPPVIPHRTGLGSRGKNLRMNVSEEDKVPERKRQDLQPVHHSAFTPSNNTTSPEKPPALVRRLSHSASLQDKSDYEILTEQVASNLTSYLDTDSQMGEIFKCLLQGGSDLMENSVSAADSNNWTVRTPRKDSTCAESFTGIPPDEAATPSKLITAWSDISPCKFFPSSDIHIPLNPAVLDESCMLEFPPSLPFDRVTPSSTVISERAHSILTEDPAVSLTIPSPLKSDGHLSFLNSVNRGPASAPDSVISARLSEDALLDGEDATEQDSHLALDSDNTSVESSLGSASEEATTSPVFQIKPHVPMQAIVTEKSNDHFIVRIKCVSTAFVSSAVHNPVDLDKPQPVFSGERKGAMEAVLSTSDLAPVDEESPTLACHNLVDVRLPNRNVTCDAGGACSSRHATKESSLVAHDEPAVENDESVFIKNQGKAGKRKKHHPELKAKKARTDEAQGGKSRNMNKEMRSPKEKRSGSVSIPLSPNSLSARNVVRKRGEVVVTWTREEDRDILIELKTKGASQETFSALSTKINKSPTQIEERFAQLMKLFKKEKMKS; from the exons ATGAATGAGCCAACAGGAAACAACATGGAGAAGATTTTGTTAGATAAGATCTACGGCGATCTCAGTTTGAAACATTGTG acTCACCTGTAGTTAATGTTGATGATTCAATGGATATTTACTCGGGGCTGGACCAGAGTCCCGGCAACAGTAAAAATGCAG AGACTGTTAGTACACCCATGTTATGGCAGAAGTTAAAAAATTCCATGGATCTATATGAAGAATTTATCACTGAGGAGCAGCAGCATAAAGAATCTACTCACAATGAG CTTAAGAGCAAACTGGACACAGCAGAAAACAATGTTAAAGAATTAATATGGAGACTGCAGCAAGCAGAAACACAG AATGAAAAGCTGCTCAATGAAAACATGGAACTCAAGAAGAACATGAGTGCCCATATTAAAACAGCCAAAATGGAAATTGGGCGCAAGGACGAGGAGATCAACAGACTGAATCATAG GTCTGGTCGTTTTGGTAGCGGCCTTCCCTTTCCTCGATCACAGATCTTGCAAAGACGTGAACTTCCCAGACCAAACCCTGTAGGGACGTGTGGTCTAGCTGGATCAGTACAAACACAAGAACACAGGGTTAGCTCTGTGCAAAAGGACCTCCCTCAACTATCCCAGAAAGACAGAAATGTTCCCGTTCACCGGCCCAATGTTGAGGCTACAGATGCCCCGCTTTCGAACTCTTCAGTACATGACAAATCGAGGAGCGTGGGTACAGCCATGGCGGCATCCAGTAAACGTGCTAATTTTGTACATGTGAATAACAGCAGAGATTCTAGAATTCTCCGTCCTGCTGGCAGGGAAGGAGAAACTCCATCTGAGAGACAGTGTACAAGGAATGATGATAGACTGCAGGTAAGCACTGTAACACAGGGACTTGCCTTCCAGGAAACAATGAGTGGGAAGCGCAAGTCCACAGAGAAAAGAGACCCGCGCAGTTTTGATGAATCTGGTGTAAGCAGTGAATGCAAGGTGAAGGATGGAGGAGGATGGAACTCAGAGCACCGGAAAGCAGGTCAAGATCACGTCAAGCCAAGCAAAGGAAGCCACCCGCACACCGCTGACTTTTCAAGGAAATCTGAGAAGGTCCACAGCCCCCCTCGTCAGAAGAGGCCAACTCTAGAAGCTTTGCACCACAGACCTTCCAACTCCCATGCATCAAAAGGGCGACACAAAGACTCAAAGGATGCAGAGGCAAAAAGTATTAGGGAGCGAAGGCGCAACCGTGACCAGAATGGGCTGGACAGGAGTGCTGCAGAATCCAGTGGCAAAGAGAGAAAGCAGCACAGCTCAAGCCAGAGTGGTGTTGAAGAGCGGTCAGGCTCCTCATCCAGACGCAGGGGGGAGAGGAGTCCACCAAGGGACCATCGGCGGAGAGAGGACAAGAGTTCCGGAAATGAGGGCGGCGGGAGTAGGCAAGAGCGAAGCTCTAGGATGGAGAAAAGCAAAGACCAGGAGTGGAAGAGGAGAAAAGAAAGTGAGAAAGGTCAGAGGGATAGCTCTAGGAAAAAAGATGAGTATAGGAAAGAACCAGAATCAGGGAGTCGTGAGAGTTTACGGCATGACAAGCAGGCTGCCACTTCCAATGCGCCGTGCAACAGGACAGAGAGCAACAGAGACCAGGCTAAGTACCCAGCTTCAGCTGGTCAAGGGGACCGGACTAAGAACAGCAAAGACTCCAAAGTGACTGGTGATAAGTGTGATGGGGCAAAGCTCTCGGATAAAAATACTCAAAATAAGAAGTTAAGTTTTATGGAAACGCTGAACCTCACCCTGTCTCCAGTTAAAAAACCAAGACTTTCCTCTGAAGGTAATGACCAAGCGAACAGACCAGCTGAAGGTGGCCAAGAAGAATGTGATCAGTTTAATTTAGGAGAGGATTACTGTGTCATTGATGAAATGGAGAGTAGCCATGAGTCCTTCCAGGAGAAGGTGGTACAATGTTCTGTAAGCCCTGCAAGAGAGGATGCTCAACAGCCAACACACAAGTCTGATTTTGAAGAGCCTGAAAAAGCACCTGAGCGAGTTGGTAACAAAACCCACTTACCAGATGAGGTAACGATTGAGTATGAAGAAGCAAGTCATGGTGAAAACCACACAGAACTGCAAAGAGCTGAAGGTGAAACACCTCCTGCCTCCGACAATCAGCCGTCCGGATCTGCTCCGTTGGAGAAAAGCCCCAGTAAGGAGAAATGTTCACTTTCAGAAATTAAGGACAATGATCCTGATGAAGCCACAATTCTCAGCAAATCGCAAGATACTCACTCTGAGAAGCAGTCTGAAGCTTCAATACTTCACCCCATTTTAGCTCCAGCTGATGCCCATTTGAGCACATCCAATGATCAGACTGGTCACTCTACCTGTGAGACTCCACATGCTGAATCTGTCTTGACTATGACCCAAGATCCAGTTGGCATCTATATGAATACATCACCTGGGAACAAAACCAGCGATCACACCGCATTATGGAATGGTCCGGTTCCTGCCCAGTCTGAAACGACTTCAGAGCATGTGGTTGGCcctgtttccatggaaacaaaTCCCGATTGTGCCATATTAATGGAAAAAGATGGTGACGTGAGTACAGATGCCGTGTCAAGCGCTGTCAACATGCCACTAGATACTTGTATggctgaagttctctctaattTCACAGAAGGACTTGTCATTTCTAGTATAGAGCCAGAAAACGAGGTTAAGAATTCTGCACCGGAGCAGAGCCTGTCAAGAGATCACACTTTAGAATCGTCTGGGGTGAGCAGGACGTTCACAATGCATGTGGTGcctgaacaggaagtcagtagCCCCTTTCCTTCACCTAAAAACTGTTCTGAACCTAATTCCACTTGGAATGAAGACCAGGACCCAGTGCCCTCAAGTTCCACTTCATTCCACGATGAAGACTCTATGATGCTTACGCTGAAGAGCATTCAGTTCTTCCCAAACGTTATCAGCCCACTTACCAGTCCTGTCCGCCCAGTAACAAACCAAGCTTTGTCCCCTGGGAAGGCGCCACATGTTAAAAGCCTGAGTAAAG ccccctccctctcctcctccaGCACGACAGAGGATGAGAATGAActagaggaggaagaggaagagatcGTCAGTGACACTGAAGATGGTTCTCCAGTCGCTGCCAGTCCACAGCAGAATAAAGCCAGTTCTGTGATGGCCAACAGTAATCAGTCCAGCCCAAGGTCCGCTCGACTTGCCGAGAAAGACGCCCGGAAGGCCCCGGAGGTTTCCGCAGGCGTCTCTGGAGTTGGAGGCAAAGCAAAGCAGAGCAGATCTAAGAAGATGTCTCTCCCAATTGAGAAGCCCTTCAAAACATTTGTGCCACTTTTGCCCAAAACAAACCCATCTACCATCCCTGAGGTCATGGCCATGTTCACacagattcacacacacacaagaaacaAGTATATGaaacttcataaaacatttcccAAAAAGTACTTCTACAATATAATTGACATGTCTCGAGTCTCCTTTACAGACTTTGTAAATAATGTGAACTTCAGTAAACTGTGTAGTACGGAGCACAACCTAAAGCCCAAGCTGAACAACATCATTTCTGTCTGCATGAATAAAATTTCCAATAATGGTATCGTCAAGCGCATCTTTGAACAGCATTCCCCGAGCCTGAAGGAGAAACTGTGGAATTTTATGGAAGGTCAGTTTGACTTCTTCTTCAAGGAAATCAAGGCCACGCTTTTGAGTCAGTGCAGACCAGCAGATGTGAAACATTCCTCCATGAGCAAATGCAACTTCGAAAACCCAAAAAAGAGACTGGTTCCATTGCTGAAGAAACTGCCTGACAGCATCATTAAATCGTTAGTTACTCCAGTGCCCAGCAGAAAGTCAGAACAAACAAAGCCTTCTGAACCACCGGGGAAGAAAACTGCTTTACCACCGGTCATTCCCCACCGCACTGGTCTGGGGAGCAGAGGTAAAAATCTGAGGATGAATGTGAGTGAGGAAGATAAGGTTCCAGAAAGGAAAAGGCAAGATCTGCAACCTGTTCATCACTCTGCATTCACACCCTCAAATAATACTACTAGTCCAgaaaaaccacctgctttggtCCGTCGCCTTTCCCATAGTGCCTCCTTGCAGGATAAATCTGACTATGAAATTCTCACTGAGCAGGTGGCATCCAACTTGACCTCTTACCTCGACACAGACTCCCAAATGGGGGAGATCTTCAAGTGTTTGTTGCAGGGTGGCTCAGATCTGATGGAAAACAGCGTATCTGCAGCAGACTCCAACAACTGGACTGTCAGAACACCTCGGAAAGACAGTACTTGTGCCGAGAGTTTTACAGGGATACCTCCAGATGAGGCTGCAACTCCATCTAAACTCATAACAGCCTGGTCAGACATTTCACCATGCAAATTCTTTCCCAGCTCAGATATTCACATCCCTCTGAACCCAGCTGTTCTTGACGAAAGTTGTATGCTGGAGTTCCCTCCAAGCTTACCTTTCGACAGAGTAACACCATCCTCCACTGTGATTTCAGAAAGAGCCCATTCAATTTTGACTGAGGATCCGGCAGTCTCTCTCACTATCCCATCACCGCTGAAGTCCGACGGCCATCTGAGCTTCCTGAACTCCGTTAACAGAGGACCAGCCTCAGCACCTGACAGCGTCATCAGTGCACGTTTAAGCGAGGATGCTCTGCTGGATGGGGAAGATGCTACCGAACAAGACAGTCACCTAGCCCTGGACTCTGACAACACAAGTGTTGAGTCTAGTTTAGGAAGTGCCTCAGAGGAGGCCACCACATCACCTGTGTTTCAGATCAAGCCTCATGTGCCAATGCAGGCGATTGTGACGGAGAAATCCAATGACCACTTCATTGTAAGAATTAAATGCGTATCCACTGCTTTTGTGTCAAGTGCCGTCCACAATCCTGTAGACCTAGACAAACCACAACCAGTATTTTCAGGAGAGAGAAAAGGTGCAATGGAGGCCGTGCTTTCAACCTCAGACTTGGCACCTGTTGATGAAGAGTCTCCGACGTTGGCTTGCCACAATTTAGTTGATGTCCGGCTTCCCAACCGAAACGTTACCTGCGATGCTGGAGGTGCATGTTCCTCTAGACATGCTACCAAGGAGTCATCCCTGGTGGCTCATGATGAACCAGCTGTGGAGAATGATGAAAGTGTCTTCATAAAAAATCAAGGCAAGGCTGGAAAGAGGAAGAAGCACCACCCTGAGTTAAAGGCCAAGAAAGCGAGGACTGACGAGGCACAGGGAGGGAAGTCAAGAAACATGAACAAAGAGATGAGGAGCCCGAAGGAGAAGAGGAGCGGCTCAGTGTCTATCCCACTGTCACCCAACAGCCTGTCTGCAAGGAATGTTGTTAGGAAAAGGGGAGAAGTGGTGGTGACGTGGACCAG GGAAGAGGACAGAGATATTCTTATTGAACTGAAGACGAAGGGGGCCTCACAAGAGACATTCTCAGCTCTGTCAACGAAGATAAACAAATCACCTACCCAG ATTGAGGAGAGGTTTGCCCAACTGATGAAGCTCTTCAAGAAGGAGAAGATGAAAAGCTGA
- the LOC125714508 gene encoding CASP8-associated protein 2-like isoform X2 — MDIYSGLDQSPGNSKNAETVSTPMLWQKLKNSMDLYEEFITEEQQHKESTHNELKSKLDTAENNVKELIWRLQQAETQNEKLLNENMELKKNMSAHIKTAKMEIGRKDEEINRLNHRSGRFGSGLPFPRSQILQRRELPRPNPVGTCGLAGSVQTQEHRVSSVQKDLPQLSQKDRNVPVHRPNVEATDAPLSNSSVHDKSRSVGTAMAASSKRANFVHVNNSRDSRILRPAGREGETPSERQCTRNDDRLQVSTVTQGLAFQETMSGKRKSTEKRDPRSFDESGVSSECKVKDGGGWNSEHRKAGQDHVKPSKGSHPHTADFSRKSEKVHSPPRQKRPTLEALHHRPSNSHASKGRHKDSKDAEAKSIRERRRNRDQNGLDRSAAESSGKERKQHSSSQSGVEERSGSSSRRRGERSPPRDHRRREDKSSGNEGGGSRQERSSRMEKSKDQEWKRRKESEKGQRDSSRKKDEYRKEPESGSRESLRHDKQAATSNAPCNRTESNRDQAKYPASAGQGDRTKNSKDSKVTGDKCDGAKLSDKNTQNKKLSFMETLNLTLSPVKKPRLSSEGNDQANRPAEGGQEECDQFNLGEDYCVIDEMESSHESFQEKVVQCSVSPAREDAQQPTHKSDFEEPEKAPERVGNKTHLPDEVTIEYEEASHGENHTELQRAEGETPPASDNQPSGSAPLEKSPSKEKCSLSEIKDNDPDEATILSKSQDTHSEKQSEASILHPILAPADAHLSTSNDQTGHSTCETPHAESVLTMTQDPVGIYMNTSPGNKTSDHTALWNGPVPAQSETTSEHVVGPVSMETNPDCAILMEKDGDVSTDAVSSAVNMPLDTCMAEVLSNFTEGLVISSIEPENEVKNSAPEQSLSRDHTLESSGVSRTFTMHVVPEQEVSSPFPSPKNCSEPNSTWNEDQDPVPSSSTSFHDEDSMMLTLKSIQFFPNVISPLTSPVRPVTNQALSPGKAPHVKSLSKAPSLSSSSTTEDENELEEEEEEIVSDTEDGSPVAASPQQNKASSVMANSNQSSPRSARLAEKDARKAPEVSAGVSGVGGKAKQSRSKKMSLPIEKPFKTFVPLLPKTNPSTIPEVMAMFTQIHTHTRNKYMKLHKTFPKKYFYNIIDMSRVSFTDFVNNVNFSKLCSTEHNLKPKLNNIISVCMNKISNNGIVKRIFEQHSPSLKEKLWNFMEGQFDFFFKEIKATLLSQCRPADVKHSSMSKCNFENPKKRLVPLLKKLPDSIIKSLVTPVPSRKSEQTKPSEPPGKKTALPPVIPHRTGLGSRGKNLRMNVSEEDKVPERKRQDLQPVHHSAFTPSNNTTSPEKPPALVRRLSHSASLQDKSDYEILTEQVASNLTSYLDTDSQMGEIFKCLLQGGSDLMENSVSAADSNNWTVRTPRKDSTCAESFTGIPPDEAATPSKLITAWSDISPCKFFPSSDIHIPLNPAVLDESCMLEFPPSLPFDRVTPSSTVISERAHSILTEDPAVSLTIPSPLKSDGHLSFLNSVNRGPASAPDSVISARLSEDALLDGEDATEQDSHLALDSDNTSVESSLGSASEEATTSPVFQIKPHVPMQAIVTEKSNDHFIVRIKCVSTAFVSSAVHNPVDLDKPQPVFSGERKGAMEAVLSTSDLAPVDEESPTLACHNLVDVRLPNRNVTCDAGGACSSRHATKESSLVAHDEPAVENDESVFIKNQGKAGKRKKHHPELKAKKARTDEAQGGKSRNMNKEMRSPKEKRSGSVSIPLSPNSLSARNVVRKRGEVVVTWTREEDRDILIELKTKGASQETFSALSTKINKSPTQIEERFAQLMKLFKKEKMKS, encoded by the exons ATGGATATTTACTCGGGGCTGGACCAGAGTCCCGGCAACAGTAAAAATGCAG AGACTGTTAGTACACCCATGTTATGGCAGAAGTTAAAAAATTCCATGGATCTATATGAAGAATTTATCACTGAGGAGCAGCAGCATAAAGAATCTACTCACAATGAG CTTAAGAGCAAACTGGACACAGCAGAAAACAATGTTAAAGAATTAATATGGAGACTGCAGCAAGCAGAAACACAG AATGAAAAGCTGCTCAATGAAAACATGGAACTCAAGAAGAACATGAGTGCCCATATTAAAACAGCCAAAATGGAAATTGGGCGCAAGGACGAGGAGATCAACAGACTGAATCATAG GTCTGGTCGTTTTGGTAGCGGCCTTCCCTTTCCTCGATCACAGATCTTGCAAAGACGTGAACTTCCCAGACCAAACCCTGTAGGGACGTGTGGTCTAGCTGGATCAGTACAAACACAAGAACACAGGGTTAGCTCTGTGCAAAAGGACCTCCCTCAACTATCCCAGAAAGACAGAAATGTTCCCGTTCACCGGCCCAATGTTGAGGCTACAGATGCCCCGCTTTCGAACTCTTCAGTACATGACAAATCGAGGAGCGTGGGTACAGCCATGGCGGCATCCAGTAAACGTGCTAATTTTGTACATGTGAATAACAGCAGAGATTCTAGAATTCTCCGTCCTGCTGGCAGGGAAGGAGAAACTCCATCTGAGAGACAGTGTACAAGGAATGATGATAGACTGCAGGTAAGCACTGTAACACAGGGACTTGCCTTCCAGGAAACAATGAGTGGGAAGCGCAAGTCCACAGAGAAAAGAGACCCGCGCAGTTTTGATGAATCTGGTGTAAGCAGTGAATGCAAGGTGAAGGATGGAGGAGGATGGAACTCAGAGCACCGGAAAGCAGGTCAAGATCACGTCAAGCCAAGCAAAGGAAGCCACCCGCACACCGCTGACTTTTCAAGGAAATCTGAGAAGGTCCACAGCCCCCCTCGTCAGAAGAGGCCAACTCTAGAAGCTTTGCACCACAGACCTTCCAACTCCCATGCATCAAAAGGGCGACACAAAGACTCAAAGGATGCAGAGGCAAAAAGTATTAGGGAGCGAAGGCGCAACCGTGACCAGAATGGGCTGGACAGGAGTGCTGCAGAATCCAGTGGCAAAGAGAGAAAGCAGCACAGCTCAAGCCAGAGTGGTGTTGAAGAGCGGTCAGGCTCCTCATCCAGACGCAGGGGGGAGAGGAGTCCACCAAGGGACCATCGGCGGAGAGAGGACAAGAGTTCCGGAAATGAGGGCGGCGGGAGTAGGCAAGAGCGAAGCTCTAGGATGGAGAAAAGCAAAGACCAGGAGTGGAAGAGGAGAAAAGAAAGTGAGAAAGGTCAGAGGGATAGCTCTAGGAAAAAAGATGAGTATAGGAAAGAACCAGAATCAGGGAGTCGTGAGAGTTTACGGCATGACAAGCAGGCTGCCACTTCCAATGCGCCGTGCAACAGGACAGAGAGCAACAGAGACCAGGCTAAGTACCCAGCTTCAGCTGGTCAAGGGGACCGGACTAAGAACAGCAAAGACTCCAAAGTGACTGGTGATAAGTGTGATGGGGCAAAGCTCTCGGATAAAAATACTCAAAATAAGAAGTTAAGTTTTATGGAAACGCTGAACCTCACCCTGTCTCCAGTTAAAAAACCAAGACTTTCCTCTGAAGGTAATGACCAAGCGAACAGACCAGCTGAAGGTGGCCAAGAAGAATGTGATCAGTTTAATTTAGGAGAGGATTACTGTGTCATTGATGAAATGGAGAGTAGCCATGAGTCCTTCCAGGAGAAGGTGGTACAATGTTCTGTAAGCCCTGCAAGAGAGGATGCTCAACAGCCAACACACAAGTCTGATTTTGAAGAGCCTGAAAAAGCACCTGAGCGAGTTGGTAACAAAACCCACTTACCAGATGAGGTAACGATTGAGTATGAAGAAGCAAGTCATGGTGAAAACCACACAGAACTGCAAAGAGCTGAAGGTGAAACACCTCCTGCCTCCGACAATCAGCCGTCCGGATCTGCTCCGTTGGAGAAAAGCCCCAGTAAGGAGAAATGTTCACTTTCAGAAATTAAGGACAATGATCCTGATGAAGCCACAATTCTCAGCAAATCGCAAGATACTCACTCTGAGAAGCAGTCTGAAGCTTCAATACTTCACCCCATTTTAGCTCCAGCTGATGCCCATTTGAGCACATCCAATGATCAGACTGGTCACTCTACCTGTGAGACTCCACATGCTGAATCTGTCTTGACTATGACCCAAGATCCAGTTGGCATCTATATGAATACATCACCTGGGAACAAAACCAGCGATCACACCGCATTATGGAATGGTCCGGTTCCTGCCCAGTCTGAAACGACTTCAGAGCATGTGGTTGGCcctgtttccatggaaacaaaTCCCGATTGTGCCATATTAATGGAAAAAGATGGTGACGTGAGTACAGATGCCGTGTCAAGCGCTGTCAACATGCCACTAGATACTTGTATggctgaagttctctctaattTCACAGAAGGACTTGTCATTTCTAGTATAGAGCCAGAAAACGAGGTTAAGAATTCTGCACCGGAGCAGAGCCTGTCAAGAGATCACACTTTAGAATCGTCTGGGGTGAGCAGGACGTTCACAATGCATGTGGTGcctgaacaggaagtcagtagCCCCTTTCCTTCACCTAAAAACTGTTCTGAACCTAATTCCACTTGGAATGAAGACCAGGACCCAGTGCCCTCAAGTTCCACTTCATTCCACGATGAAGACTCTATGATGCTTACGCTGAAGAGCATTCAGTTCTTCCCAAACGTTATCAGCCCACTTACCAGTCCTGTCCGCCCAGTAACAAACCAAGCTTTGTCCCCTGGGAAGGCGCCACATGTTAAAAGCCTGAGTAAAG ccccctccctctcctcctccaGCACGACAGAGGATGAGAATGAActagaggaggaagaggaagagatcGTCAGTGACACTGAAGATGGTTCTCCAGTCGCTGCCAGTCCACAGCAGAATAAAGCCAGTTCTGTGATGGCCAACAGTAATCAGTCCAGCCCAAGGTCCGCTCGACTTGCCGAGAAAGACGCCCGGAAGGCCCCGGAGGTTTCCGCAGGCGTCTCTGGAGTTGGAGGCAAAGCAAAGCAGAGCAGATCTAAGAAGATGTCTCTCCCAATTGAGAAGCCCTTCAAAACATTTGTGCCACTTTTGCCCAAAACAAACCCATCTACCATCCCTGAGGTCATGGCCATGTTCACacagattcacacacacacaagaaacaAGTATATGaaacttcataaaacatttcccAAAAAGTACTTCTACAATATAATTGACATGTCTCGAGTCTCCTTTACAGACTTTGTAAATAATGTGAACTTCAGTAAACTGTGTAGTACGGAGCACAACCTAAAGCCCAAGCTGAACAACATCATTTCTGTCTGCATGAATAAAATTTCCAATAATGGTATCGTCAAGCGCATCTTTGAACAGCATTCCCCGAGCCTGAAGGAGAAACTGTGGAATTTTATGGAAGGTCAGTTTGACTTCTTCTTCAAGGAAATCAAGGCCACGCTTTTGAGTCAGTGCAGACCAGCAGATGTGAAACATTCCTCCATGAGCAAATGCAACTTCGAAAACCCAAAAAAGAGACTGGTTCCATTGCTGAAGAAACTGCCTGACAGCATCATTAAATCGTTAGTTACTCCAGTGCCCAGCAGAAAGTCAGAACAAACAAAGCCTTCTGAACCACCGGGGAAGAAAACTGCTTTACCACCGGTCATTCCCCACCGCACTGGTCTGGGGAGCAGAGGTAAAAATCTGAGGATGAATGTGAGTGAGGAAGATAAGGTTCCAGAAAGGAAAAGGCAAGATCTGCAACCTGTTCATCACTCTGCATTCACACCCTCAAATAATACTACTAGTCCAgaaaaaccacctgctttggtCCGTCGCCTTTCCCATAGTGCCTCCTTGCAGGATAAATCTGACTATGAAATTCTCACTGAGCAGGTGGCATCCAACTTGACCTCTTACCTCGACACAGACTCCCAAATGGGGGAGATCTTCAAGTGTTTGTTGCAGGGTGGCTCAGATCTGATGGAAAACAGCGTATCTGCAGCAGACTCCAACAACTGGACTGTCAGAACACCTCGGAAAGACAGTACTTGTGCCGAGAGTTTTACAGGGATACCTCCAGATGAGGCTGCAACTCCATCTAAACTCATAACAGCCTGGTCAGACATTTCACCATGCAAATTCTTTCCCAGCTCAGATATTCACATCCCTCTGAACCCAGCTGTTCTTGACGAAAGTTGTATGCTGGAGTTCCCTCCAAGCTTACCTTTCGACAGAGTAACACCATCCTCCACTGTGATTTCAGAAAGAGCCCATTCAATTTTGACTGAGGATCCGGCAGTCTCTCTCACTATCCCATCACCGCTGAAGTCCGACGGCCATCTGAGCTTCCTGAACTCCGTTAACAGAGGACCAGCCTCAGCACCTGACAGCGTCATCAGTGCACGTTTAAGCGAGGATGCTCTGCTGGATGGGGAAGATGCTACCGAACAAGACAGTCACCTAGCCCTGGACTCTGACAACACAAGTGTTGAGTCTAGTTTAGGAAGTGCCTCAGAGGAGGCCACCACATCACCTGTGTTTCAGATCAAGCCTCATGTGCCAATGCAGGCGATTGTGACGGAGAAATCCAATGACCACTTCATTGTAAGAATTAAATGCGTATCCACTGCTTTTGTGTCAAGTGCCGTCCACAATCCTGTAGACCTAGACAAACCACAACCAGTATTTTCAGGAGAGAGAAAAGGTGCAATGGAGGCCGTGCTTTCAACCTCAGACTTGGCACCTGTTGATGAAGAGTCTCCGACGTTGGCTTGCCACAATTTAGTTGATGTCCGGCTTCCCAACCGAAACGTTACCTGCGATGCTGGAGGTGCATGTTCCTCTAGACATGCTACCAAGGAGTCATCCCTGGTGGCTCATGATGAACCAGCTGTGGAGAATGATGAAAGTGTCTTCATAAAAAATCAAGGCAAGGCTGGAAAGAGGAAGAAGCACCACCCTGAGTTAAAGGCCAAGAAAGCGAGGACTGACGAGGCACAGGGAGGGAAGTCAAGAAACATGAACAAAGAGATGAGGAGCCCGAAGGAGAAGAGGAGCGGCTCAGTGTCTATCCCACTGTCACCCAACAGCCTGTCTGCAAGGAATGTTGTTAGGAAAAGGGGAGAAGTGGTGGTGACGTGGACCAG GGAAGAGGACAGAGATATTCTTATTGAACTGAAGACGAAGGGGGCCTCACAAGAGACATTCTCAGCTCTGTCAACGAAGATAAACAAATCACCTACCCAG ATTGAGGAGAGGTTTGCCCAACTGATGAAGCTCTTCAAGAAGGAGAAGATGAAAAGCTGA